A genome region from Hevea brasiliensis isolate MT/VB/25A 57/8 chromosome 9, ASM3005281v1, whole genome shotgun sequence includes the following:
- the LOC110657994 gene encoding OVARIAN TUMOR DOMAIN-containing deubiquitinating enzyme 5 produces MDTQEIEEKPSEAIPATASQKKQETRDEMLSRHRKEIAELQSKEIELKKAAAKGSKAEQKAKKKQVEEQISKLSTELKEKHTEELASLGYSSSSNGNEKSNLDNLVKAIAGVSVTNQPEQSKVSKSAKKKGKRAQQEAERERRIQEEQSNLVSDRMIENDKLKQKLEPLGLTVNEIKPDGHCLYRAIENQLAVLSGGSSPYTYQDLRKMVAAYMREHASEFLPFFQSENMMEGDSDISLEERFENYCKEVECTSAWGGQLELGALIHCLRRPIMIYSGSFPDVEMGKEYKFESSSGSILLSYHKHAFGLGEHYNSVVPNLIR; encoded by the exons ATGGACACACAGGAAATAGAGGAGAAACCATCTGAAGCCATTCCAGCAACTGCATCTCAAAAGAAGCAAGAAACTCGTGATGAAATGCTATCTAGGCACAG AAAGGAGATAGCAGAACTGCAGAGCAAAGAAATTGAACTGAAAAAGGCTGCAGCAAAAGGTAGCAAGGCTGAACAAAAGGCTAAGAAGAAGCAGGTTGAAGAACAGATCTCTAAACTTTCTACTGAGCTCAAAGAGAAGCATACTGAAGAACTTGCTTCATTAGGCTATAGCAGCAGCAGTAATGGAAATGAGAAAAGCAACCTTGACAATTTGGTCAAGGCCATAGCTGGTGTTTCTGTTACAAACCAACCAGAACAGTCCAAGGTCAGCAAGAGTgcaaagaaaaagggaaaaagagCTCAGCAAGAGGCAGAAAGGGAGCGAAGAATTCAAGAAGAGCAGAGCAACCTTGTAAGTgatagaatgattgaaaatgacaAATTGAAACAAAAGCTAGAACCACTTGGATTGACTGTTAATGAAATCAAGCCCGATGGGCACTGCCTCTACAGAGCCATTGAGAATCAGCTAGCTGTCCTTTCTGGAGGTTCTTCTCCCTATACATACCAAGACCTTCGAAAAATGGTGGCAGCTTATATGAGAGAACATGCATCAGAGTTCCTTCCCTTTTTCCAATCAGAAAATATGATGGAAGGAGATTCTGATATTTCACTGGAAGAAAGATTTGAGAATTACTGTAAAGAAGTGGAGTGTACATCAGCATGGGGTGGGCAACTAGAGTTGGGGGCCTTAATTCATTGTCTCAGGAGACCTATCATGATATATTCAGGTTCCTTCCCTGATGTGGAGATGGGGAAAGAGTACAAATTTGAATCATCCAGTGGAAGCATATTGTTGTCATACCATAAACATGCATTTGGGCTTGGGGAGCACTATAATTCTGTCGTGCCAAACTTGATCAGGTAG
- the LOC110657967 gene encoding monothiol glutaredoxin-S6-like: MDTVNRLVKEKPVVIFSKSSCCMSHSIKSLICGFGANPTVYELDRIPNGQQIERALVQQGCQPSVPAVFIGQKLIGGERQVMSLHVQNQLIPLLIDAGALWI, from the coding sequence ATGGATACTGTGAATAGGTTGGTTAAGGAAAAGCCAGTAGTGATTTTCAGCAAGAGTTCTTGTTGCATGAGCCACTCCATCAAGTCACTCATATGTGGATTTGGAGCCAATCCAACAGTTTACGAGCTTGACAGAATCCCAAATGGGCAGCAAATTGAAAGGGCACTGGTGCAGCAGGGGTGTCAACCAAGTGTACCAGCTGTGTTCATAGGGCAAAAATTGATTGGTGGTGAAAGGCAGGTGATGAGCCTCCACGTACAGAACCAGCTCATCCCCTTGCTTATTGACGCTGGAGCTCTATGGATTTAG
- the LOC110657992 gene encoding BTB/POZ domain-containing protein At1g03010 isoform X2 gives MGVQVYSRTSYMVSKLLALTNVPISDVSSDLTVEIGASSFALHKFPLVSRSGRIRKLLLEAKDSKVTHINIPAVPGGAEAFELAAKFCYGVNAEITLSNVAMLLCTAHFLEMTEDFAEKNLEARGEAYLKEIVLPNISSSISVLHRCEALLPISEEINIVSRLINAIASNACKEQLTSGLLKLDHNFPAKQANMEPETPSDWWGKSLTVLNLDFFQRVLSAVKSKGLKQDMISKILINYAYNSLQGLAVKDPHLVKGSLLDVELQKKQRVIVEAIVSLLPTQSRKSPVPMAFLSSLLKTAIAASATTACRSDLERRIGLQLDQAILEDILIPANSHGNSHSTMYDADSILRIFSMFLNLDEDDDEDNHLRDESEMVYDFDSPGSPKQSSILKVSKLLDNYLAEVALDTNLMSSKFIALAELLPDHARIVSDGLYRAVDIFLKVHPNIKDSERYRLCKTIDCQKLSQEACSHAAQNERLPVQMAVQVLYFEQIRLRNAMNGGHNQFFFGAINGQFPQRSSSGAGSGAISPRDNYASVRRENRELKLEVARMRMRLTDLEKDHVSMKQELVKTHPANKLFKSFTKKLSKLNSLFRTNGLKPIGGKSNSETRFLFQKRRRHSVS, from the exons ATGGGAGTTCAGGTCTACAGTAGAACCTCCTATATGGTCTCTAAATTATTGGCACTAACAAACGT GCCGATTTCTGATGTTTCTAGTGATCTCACAGTTGAAATTGGAGCATCAAGCTTTGCACTTCACAAG TTCCCTCTTGTTTCTCGGAGTGGAAGAATTCGGAAACTATTATTGGAAGCAAAAGATTCAAAAGTTACACACATCAATATACCTGCAGTTCCAGGTGGAGCAGAAGCCTTTGAGCTTGCTGCAAAGTTCTGCTATGGTGTAAATGCTGAGATTACACTATCAAATGTTGCTATGCTATTGTGTACAGCCCATTTCCTTGAAATGACAGAAGATTTTGCAGAGAAAAACCTGGAAGCTCGGGGTGAAGCTTACCTAAAGGAGATCGTGCTCCCCAACATATCGAGTTCAATATCTGTTCTTCATCGTTGTGAAGCACTCTTGCCTATATCAGAAGAGATCAACATAGTTAGCAGGCTTATCAATGCAATTGCAAGCAATGCTTGCAAAGAGCAGCTCACCTCTGGCTTGCTAAAACTTGACCATAACTTCCCAGCAAAACAAGCAAACATGGAGCCAGAAACACCATCAGACTGGTGGGGCAAATCACTCACAGTGCTCAATCTTGATTTCTTCCAACGAGTTTTGTCTGCAGTAAAATCAAAGGGTCTGAAACAGGATATGATCAGTAAGATTTTGATAAATTATGCCTATAATTCTCTTCAAGGCCTCGCTGTAAAAGACCCTCATTTGGTTAAAGGAAGTCTCCTTGATGTGGAGTTGCAGAAGAAACAAAGGGTCATTGTTGAAGCAATAGTTAGCTTACTACCAACCCAATCAAGGAAGAGTCCAGTCCCAATGGCCTTTCTTTCAAGTTTGCTGAAAACTGCAATAGCGGCATCAGCAACTACTGCTTGCAGATCCGACTTGGAGAGGAGGATTGGTCTTCAACTAGATCAGGCAATTCTTGAAGACATCCTAATTCCAGCAAATTCACATGGAAACAGCCACAGCACCATGTATGACGCAGATTCAATCTTGAGGATCTTTTCCATGTTTCTCAACTTGGATGAGGATGATGACGAGGACAATCACTTGCGGGATGAAAGTGAGATGGTTTATGATTTTGACAGTCCTGGATCTCCTAAACAGAGCTCAATTCTTAAGGTATCAAAGTTACTGGATAACTATCTTGCAGAAGTTGCACTGGATACAAACTTGATGTCATCAAAGTTCATAGCACTAGCAGAACTACTTCCAGACCATGCTCGTATAGTCAGTGATGGGTTGTACAGAGCTGTGGATATCTTCCTCAAA GTTCATCCAAACATTAAAGATTCTGAAAGGTACAGACTCTGCAAGACAATAGACTGTCAGAAATTATCCCAGGAAGCCTGTAGCCACGCAGCACAAAACGAAAGGTTACCGGTACAGATGGCAGTCCAGGTGCTATATTTCGAGCAGATAAGGCTGAGGAATGCAATGAATGGAGGGCACAATCAGTTTTTCTTCGGAGCAATAAACGGTCAATTCCCTCAACGGTCGAGCAGCGGTGCAGGAAGTGGGGCTATCTCTCCAAGAGACAATTACGCATCGGTAAGAAGAGAGAACCGAGAGTTGAAACTTGAAGTTGCAAGAATGAGGATGAGACTTACAGATCTTGAAAAGGACCACGTGTCAATGAAACAAGAGCTTGTAAAGACTCATCCTGCGAATAAGCTGTTCAAATCATTCACCAAAAAATTAAGCAAGCTGAATTCTTTATTCAGAACAAACGGTCTTAAGCCAATTGGGGGCAAGTCTAATTCTGAAACAAGATTCTTGTTTCAGAAAAGAAGGCGTCATTCTGTTTCCTGA
- the LOC110657968 gene encoding monothiol glutaredoxin-S6, producing MGAVTRLVAERPLVIFSKSTCDMCHSIKTLVRGFGANPTIYELDQIPNGQQIERELQQLGCQNLPAVFIGGECVGGDRQVMSLLLKNQLGPLLKRAGAIWVWND from the coding sequence ATGGGTGCAGTGACAAGACTGGTTGCTGAAAGGCCACTGGTGATCTTCAGCAAGAGCACCTGTGACATGTGCCACTCCATTAAGACACTGGTACGTGGATTTGGGGCAAATCCTACAATTTACGAGCTTGATCAAATTCCAAATGGCCAGCAAATTGAAAGAGAATTGCAGCAGCTAGGGTGTCAGAACTTACCAGCTGTGTTCATAGGGGGCGAGTGCGTGGGAGGTGACAGGCAAGTCATGAGCTTACTGCTGAAGAACCAGTTGGGCCCATTGCTAAAGAGGGCTGGTGCCATATGGGTCTGGAACGACTAA
- the LOC110657992 gene encoding BTB/POZ domain-containing protein At1g03010 isoform X1 produces the protein MGVVTVAELKPSISGKRSFRPSSSIRHATEWPISDVSSDLTVEIGASSFALHKFPLVSRSGRIRKLLLEAKDSKVTHINIPAVPGGAEAFELAAKFCYGVNAEITLSNVAMLLCTAHFLEMTEDFAEKNLEARGEAYLKEIVLPNISSSISVLHRCEALLPISEEINIVSRLINAIASNACKEQLTSGLLKLDHNFPAKQANMEPETPSDWWGKSLTVLNLDFFQRVLSAVKSKGLKQDMISKILINYAYNSLQGLAVKDPHLVKGSLLDVELQKKQRVIVEAIVSLLPTQSRKSPVPMAFLSSLLKTAIAASATTACRSDLERRIGLQLDQAILEDILIPANSHGNSHSTMYDADSILRIFSMFLNLDEDDDEDNHLRDESEMVYDFDSPGSPKQSSILKVSKLLDNYLAEVALDTNLMSSKFIALAELLPDHARIVSDGLYRAVDIFLKVHPNIKDSERYRLCKTIDCQKLSQEACSHAAQNERLPVQMAVQVLYFEQIRLRNAMNGGHNQFFFGAINGQFPQRSSSGAGSGAISPRDNYASVRRENRELKLEVARMRMRLTDLEKDHVSMKQELVKTHPANKLFKSFTKKLSKLNSLFRTNGLKPIGGKSNSETRFLFQKRRRHSVS, from the exons GCCGATTTCTGATGTTTCTAGTGATCTCACAGTTGAAATTGGAGCATCAAGCTTTGCACTTCACAAG TTCCCTCTTGTTTCTCGGAGTGGAAGAATTCGGAAACTATTATTGGAAGCAAAAGATTCAAAAGTTACACACATCAATATACCTGCAGTTCCAGGTGGAGCAGAAGCCTTTGAGCTTGCTGCAAAGTTCTGCTATGGTGTAAATGCTGAGATTACACTATCAAATGTTGCTATGCTATTGTGTACAGCCCATTTCCTTGAAATGACAGAAGATTTTGCAGAGAAAAACCTGGAAGCTCGGGGTGAAGCTTACCTAAAGGAGATCGTGCTCCCCAACATATCGAGTTCAATATCTGTTCTTCATCGTTGTGAAGCACTCTTGCCTATATCAGAAGAGATCAACATAGTTAGCAGGCTTATCAATGCAATTGCAAGCAATGCTTGCAAAGAGCAGCTCACCTCTGGCTTGCTAAAACTTGACCATAACTTCCCAGCAAAACAAGCAAACATGGAGCCAGAAACACCATCAGACTGGTGGGGCAAATCACTCACAGTGCTCAATCTTGATTTCTTCCAACGAGTTTTGTCTGCAGTAAAATCAAAGGGTCTGAAACAGGATATGATCAGTAAGATTTTGATAAATTATGCCTATAATTCTCTTCAAGGCCTCGCTGTAAAAGACCCTCATTTGGTTAAAGGAAGTCTCCTTGATGTGGAGTTGCAGAAGAAACAAAGGGTCATTGTTGAAGCAATAGTTAGCTTACTACCAACCCAATCAAGGAAGAGTCCAGTCCCAATGGCCTTTCTTTCAAGTTTGCTGAAAACTGCAATAGCGGCATCAGCAACTACTGCTTGCAGATCCGACTTGGAGAGGAGGATTGGTCTTCAACTAGATCAGGCAATTCTTGAAGACATCCTAATTCCAGCAAATTCACATGGAAACAGCCACAGCACCATGTATGACGCAGATTCAATCTTGAGGATCTTTTCCATGTTTCTCAACTTGGATGAGGATGATGACGAGGACAATCACTTGCGGGATGAAAGTGAGATGGTTTATGATTTTGACAGTCCTGGATCTCCTAAACAGAGCTCAATTCTTAAGGTATCAAAGTTACTGGATAACTATCTTGCAGAAGTTGCACTGGATACAAACTTGATGTCATCAAAGTTCATAGCACTAGCAGAACTACTTCCAGACCATGCTCGTATAGTCAGTGATGGGTTGTACAGAGCTGTGGATATCTTCCTCAAA GTTCATCCAAACATTAAAGATTCTGAAAGGTACAGACTCTGCAAGACAATAGACTGTCAGAAATTATCCCAGGAAGCCTGTAGCCACGCAGCACAAAACGAAAGGTTACCGGTACAGATGGCAGTCCAGGTGCTATATTTCGAGCAGATAAGGCTGAGGAATGCAATGAATGGAGGGCACAATCAGTTTTTCTTCGGAGCAATAAACGGTCAATTCCCTCAACGGTCGAGCAGCGGTGCAGGAAGTGGGGCTATCTCTCCAAGAGACAATTACGCATCGGTAAGAAGAGAGAACCGAGAGTTGAAACTTGAAGTTGCAAGAATGAGGATGAGACTTACAGATCTTGAAAAGGACCACGTGTCAATGAAACAAGAGCTTGTAAAGACTCATCCTGCGAATAAGCTGTTCAAATCATTCACCAAAAAATTAAGCAAGCTGAATTCTTTATTCAGAACAAACGGTCTTAAGCCAATTGGGGGCAAGTCTAATTCTGAAACAAGATTCTTGTTTCAGAAAAGAAGGCGTCATTCTGTTTCCTGA